In Gordonia phthalatica, one genomic interval encodes:
- a CDS encoding Tex family protein, with protein MTNSAPLKSVNARIATELSVGEGQVAAAVKLLDEGSTVPFIARYRKEVTGSLDDAQLRLLDERLRYLRELDERRAAVIASIEEQGKLTDQLRASLLAADTKARVEDIYLPYKKKRRTKAQIAREAGLEPLADALLADPSLTPADAASAYLGENVADAAAALDGARHILIERASEDAELVGAIREKFWADGTARTQVRTGAENTPAAQKFRDYFDFAEPLEQMPSHRVLAVLRGEKEEALSLSFDGGEDEAYQAMVAATLGVDLANPGAATEWLAGTVRWAWRTKLMITATIDARMKLRARAEDDAVAVFATNLKDLLLAAPAGTRATLGLDPGYRNGVKVAVVDATGKVLDHCIIYPHKPQQQWDKSKAMLAALIARHGVELIAIGNGTASRETDQLTAELLAEITKSGAKAPVKAVVSEAGASVYSASEYASQELPELDVSIRGAVSIARRLQDPLAELVKIDPKSIGVGQYQHDVSATNLARSLDAVVEDAVNAVGVDLNTASAPLLARVSGVTSTLATAIVAHRDQTGAFPSRKALLDVPRLGPKAFEQCAGFLRIRDGVDPLDASGVHPEAYPVVRKILDRSGRPLSELIGDTKTLRTLKPSDFADEQFGIPTVTDIIGELEKPGRDPRPAFTTATFASGVEKVSDLTPGMVLEGVVTNVAAFGAFVDVGVHQDGLVHVSAMSDRYVSDPHEVVRSGQVVKVKVMEVDVDRQRIGLSLRLNDDPAGGKQQGSGQRGNGPRGGGQGGGDRGGRNRGGQNRGGQNRAGNNRGGNRRDDRPASGSMAQALRDAGFGK; from the coding sequence GTGACCAACAGTGCGCCTTTGAAGTCCGTGAACGCCCGCATCGCGACGGAACTGTCCGTCGGCGAGGGCCAGGTGGCCGCAGCCGTGAAGCTGCTCGACGAAGGCTCCACCGTCCCGTTCATCGCCCGCTACCGCAAGGAGGTGACGGGCAGCCTCGACGACGCGCAGCTGCGCCTGCTCGACGAACGACTCCGATACCTCCGCGAGCTCGATGAGCGGCGCGCCGCCGTCATCGCCTCGATCGAAGAGCAGGGAAAGCTGACCGACCAGCTGCGGGCATCGCTGCTGGCGGCCGACACCAAGGCGCGCGTCGAGGACATCTACCTGCCGTACAAGAAGAAGCGGCGCACCAAGGCGCAGATCGCGCGCGAGGCCGGCCTGGAACCGCTCGCCGACGCGCTGCTCGCCGATCCATCGCTCACTCCCGCGGACGCGGCGAGCGCCTACCTCGGTGAGAACGTCGCCGATGCCGCGGCGGCGCTCGACGGCGCCCGCCACATCCTCATCGAGCGGGCCTCGGAGGACGCCGAACTCGTCGGCGCGATCCGCGAGAAGTTCTGGGCCGACGGCACCGCGCGCACCCAGGTGCGGACCGGTGCGGAGAACACTCCGGCCGCGCAGAAGTTCCGCGACTACTTCGATTTCGCCGAGCCCCTCGAACAGATGCCGTCGCACCGCGTGCTCGCAGTTCTCCGCGGCGAGAAGGAGGAGGCGCTGAGCCTGTCCTTCGACGGCGGCGAGGACGAGGCGTACCAGGCGATGGTCGCGGCCACTCTCGGCGTCGACCTCGCGAACCCGGGCGCGGCCACCGAGTGGCTGGCCGGGACCGTCCGCTGGGCGTGGCGCACCAAACTGATGATCACCGCGACCATCGACGCGCGGATGAAACTGCGAGCCCGCGCGGAGGACGACGCCGTCGCCGTCTTCGCGACCAACCTCAAGGACCTGCTGCTGGCCGCACCCGCGGGGACCCGCGCCACGCTCGGTCTCGATCCGGGCTACCGCAACGGCGTCAAGGTGGCGGTCGTCGACGCCACCGGCAAAGTGCTCGACCACTGCATCATCTACCCCCACAAACCGCAGCAGCAGTGGGACAAGTCGAAGGCCATGCTCGCCGCGCTGATCGCCCGCCACGGCGTGGAGCTGATCGCCATCGGCAACGGCACCGCGTCCCGCGAGACCGATCAACTGACCGCAGAACTCCTCGCCGAGATCACGAAGTCCGGCGCCAAGGCGCCGGTCAAGGCCGTGGTCTCGGAGGCAGGCGCCTCGGTGTACTCGGCGTCCGAGTACGCCTCGCAGGAGCTGCCGGAGCTCGACGTCTCGATCCGCGGCGCCGTCTCCATCGCACGACGACTGCAGGACCCGCTCGCCGAGCTGGTGAAGATCGACCCCAAGTCGATCGGCGTCGGCCAGTATCAGCACGACGTCTCGGCCACCAACCTCGCGCGCAGCCTGGACGCGGTGGTCGAGGACGCGGTGAACGCCGTCGGCGTGGATCTCAACACCGCGTCGGCTCCGCTGCTGGCGCGGGTCTCGGGTGTCACGTCGACCCTCGCGACCGCGATCGTCGCGCACCGCGATCAGACCGGTGCCTTCCCGAGCCGCAAGGCACTGCTCGACGTGCCGCGCCTCGGCCCCAAGGCGTTCGAGCAGTGCGCGGGCTTCCTCCGGATCCGCGACGGCGTGGACCCGCTCGACGCGTCGGGCGTCCACCCGGAGGCGTACCCCGTCGTGCGGAAGATCCTCGATCGCAGCGGTCGCCCGTTGTCCGAGCTCATCGGCGACACCAAGACGCTGCGGACGCTGAAGCCGTCGGACTTCGCCGACGAGCAGTTCGGCATCCCGACCGTCACCGACATCATCGGCGAGTTGGAGAAGCCGGGGCGCGACCCGCGTCCCGCGTTCACCACCGCGACCTTCGCCAGCGGCGTCGAGAAGGTCTCCGACCTGACGCCCGGCATGGTCCTCGAGGGCGTCGTCACCAACGTCGCGGCCTTCGGCGCCTTCGTCGACGTCGGCGTCCACCAGGACGGCCTCGTCCACGTCTCGGCCATGTCGGACCGCTACGTCTCCGACCCCCACGAGGTGGTCCGCTCCGGGCAGGTCGTCAAGGTCAAGGTGATGGAGGTCGATGTGGACCGGCAGCGCATCGGACTGTCGTTGCGCCTCAACGACGACCCGGCGGGCGGTAAGCAGCAGGGCAGCGGCCAGCGAGGGAACGGCCCGCGCGGCGGTGGTCAAGGCGGCGGTGATCGGGGCGGCCGGAACCGCGGCGGTCAGAATCGGGGCGGCCAGAATCGGGCGGGAAACAATCGCGGCGGCAACCGCCGCGACGACCGTCCGGCGAGCGGATCCATGGCGCAGGCCCTCCGCGACGCAGGCTTCGGCAAGTAG
- a CDS encoding sensor histidine kinase, protein MDDTRMVASADAWVRSHRWVPDTALAVLLALFCLTMSVSTVLDSAWSTPARATLVVVLVVGHAAVAARRTAPFTAFAVVSAMCLVLVAAPGITGDLANRLGAPVPPILLPSTLLFAVVLYSVTADGTRRQSRVAAGIAVVGAVAVVLRIAFDEVVTASAPASVGPADGWLLFLIPAVVGCTVAPWSLGRLRRAHRRYLASQREVGLLAERARLASEIHDVVSHSLAVMVSQAEGGRMIAESRPAVARTVLATIADTGREAMDGMHGLLDALDPTERGGGAPQPTLADLSGLIDRIRDAGVPVRVDRVGDVGPLSPTAELTAYRVVQETLTNVLKHAPDADDVLVRCAWSPDGLTITVRNDGVSGAEPRTGSSGRGLPGLRRRVEAAGGELTVEAVDDAFQVTAMIPGTGGT, encoded by the coding sequence GTGGACGACACGCGCATGGTGGCGAGCGCCGACGCCTGGGTCCGATCGCATCGGTGGGTCCCGGACACCGCACTGGCCGTGCTGCTCGCCCTCTTCTGCCTCACGATGAGCGTGTCGACCGTCCTGGACTCCGCGTGGTCGACGCCCGCGCGAGCGACGCTGGTCGTCGTCCTCGTCGTCGGGCACGCGGCCGTCGCCGCTCGGCGTACCGCACCGTTCACCGCCTTCGCGGTCGTGTCCGCCATGTGCCTGGTGCTGGTGGCGGCGCCGGGCATCACCGGGGACCTCGCCAATCGGCTCGGTGCCCCGGTGCCGCCGATCCTCCTGCCGTCGACGCTGCTGTTCGCCGTCGTCCTGTACTCCGTCACCGCCGACGGCACCCGTCGGCAGTCTCGGGTGGCGGCCGGGATCGCCGTTGTCGGGGCCGTGGCCGTGGTGCTGCGCATCGCGTTCGACGAGGTCGTCACCGCGTCGGCACCGGCGTCGGTCGGTCCCGCGGACGGATGGCTCCTGTTCCTGATCCCGGCCGTCGTGGGGTGCACCGTCGCCCCGTGGAGTCTCGGACGACTGCGCCGTGCGCATCGCCGGTATCTGGCATCGCAGCGGGAGGTGGGGCTCCTCGCCGAACGTGCCCGCCTCGCGAGCGAGATCCACGACGTGGTGTCCCATTCTCTCGCCGTGATGGTCAGCCAAGCCGAGGGCGGGCGCATGATCGCCGAATCGCGGCCCGCCGTCGCCCGCACCGTTCTCGCGACCATCGCCGACACCGGCCGAGAGGCGATGGACGGGATGCACGGTCTGCTCGACGCGCTGGATCCGACCGAACGCGGTGGCGGCGCACCGCAGCCGACCCTCGCCGACCTGTCCGGGCTGATCGACCGCATCCGCGACGCCGGTGTCCCGGTGCGCGTCGACCGGGTCGGCGATGTCGGGCCGCTGAGCCCGACGGCGGAGCTCACCGCCTACCGCGTCGTGCAGGAGACGTTGACGAACGTCCTCAAGCACGCGCCCGACGCCGACGACGTTCTGGTCCGCTGCGCGTGGTCGCCCGACGGCCTGACGATCACGGTCCGCAACGACGGAGTCAGCGGCGCGGAGCCCCGAACCGGCTCGTCCGGCCGTGGGCTGCCCGGTCTGCGACGACGCGTCGAGGCCGCAGGCGGAGAGCTCACCGTCGAGGCGGTCGACGACGCCTTCCAGGTGACGGCGATGATTCCGGGAACGGGAGGGACATGA
- a CDS encoding response regulator, with translation MTVRVLVVDDQELVRSGLSMIVDSQDDLEVVADADSGAAAVDLCRRLRVDVVLMDVRMPGMDGITATREIVAAAQAPRVIVVTTFDLDENAFAALRAGASGFLLKSSRAEDVIDAIRTVHAGDAVIAPSTTRRLIEHVAPTLPGAAEPSEMDRLTDREREILIEVASGDSNAEIAARLHVSEATVKTHVGRLLHKLGARDRVQLAVLAYETRLVVPGT, from the coding sequence ATGACGGTCCGAGTGCTCGTGGTCGACGATCAGGAGCTGGTCCGCAGCGGGCTGTCGATGATCGTGGACTCGCAGGACGACCTCGAGGTGGTCGCCGACGCCGACTCCGGCGCGGCGGCGGTGGACCTGTGCCGGCGGCTCCGCGTCGACGTCGTGCTGATGGACGTCCGCATGCCCGGCATGGACGGCATCACCGCGACGCGGGAGATCGTGGCGGCGGCGCAGGCGCCACGGGTGATCGTCGTGACGACGTTCGACCTCGACGAGAACGCCTTCGCCGCGCTCCGCGCCGGTGCGAGCGGTTTCCTGCTCAAGAGTTCCCGAGCCGAGGACGTGATCGACGCGATCCGCACCGTCCACGCCGGCGACGCGGTCATCGCGCCGAGTACCACCCGTCGGTTGATCGAGCACGTCGCGCCGACCCTGCCGGGTGCCGCTGAGCCTTCCGAGATGGACCGTCTCACCGACCGCGAACGGGAGATCCTGATCGAGGTCGCGTCCGGCGATTCGAACGCCGAGATCGCCGCGCGACTGCACGTGTCGGAGGCGACGGTGAAGACCCACGTGGGACGACTGCTGCACAAGCTCGGCGCCCGCGACCGCGTGCAGTTGGCGGTGCTCGCGTACGAGACGCGTCTCGTCGTTCCGGGCACCTGA
- a CDS encoding MFS transporter, translated as MAASRGSSTFASLAVPNFRTYVSGALVSNIGTWIQRVAQDWLVLQLSGGSAMAVGITTALQFAPALFLSPFGGLLADRFDKRRLLMLTQSWMAVSSLILGFLAVVGVAETWHVYVFAVVFGMGAAVDAPARQAFVSEMVGTERLTNAIGLNSSAFNTARLIGPGIAGIVIAVFGSGWAIMTNGVSYVAFLIALLLLNENKLVKTEPLPRAKGQVREGIRYVAGRADLLIALGVAFAVGTFGLNFQMTNALMVRNEFHLDAAMYGLLGTVSGIGSLLGALLAARRKSAPGLRFVVQSALVFAVFNVLSGLAPTPLLYGLALPFVGLSALLALTAANMFVQMSMDPQVRGRVMALYMTMLMGGTPIGAPLLGVFAEWFGPRASLVGGGALQVAVMAAVLLWVIARVQRGRSEGLDVSPDGRFGRFAQIPAPTETEV; from the coding sequence TTGGCAGCGTCGCGTGGTTCATCGACCTTCGCATCGCTCGCCGTACCCAATTTCCGCACCTACGTCAGCGGTGCGCTCGTCTCGAACATCGGCACCTGGATCCAGCGGGTCGCCCAGGACTGGCTGGTGCTGCAGCTGTCCGGCGGGTCGGCGATGGCGGTCGGCATCACCACGGCGCTGCAGTTCGCGCCCGCCCTGTTCCTCTCGCCGTTCGGCGGTCTGCTCGCGGACCGCTTCGACAAGCGCAGGCTCCTCATGCTCACCCAGAGCTGGATGGCCGTCAGCTCCCTTATCCTCGGCTTCCTCGCCGTCGTGGGAGTCGCCGAGACATGGCACGTCTACGTCTTCGCCGTCGTCTTCGGCATGGGCGCCGCCGTCGACGCCCCGGCCCGTCAGGCCTTCGTCTCGGAGATGGTCGGCACTGAACGGCTCACCAATGCGATCGGCCTCAACAGCTCCGCGTTCAACACCGCACGACTGATCGGCCCCGGCATCGCAGGCATCGTGATCGCCGTCTTCGGCAGCGGCTGGGCCATCATGACCAACGGCGTCAGCTACGTCGCCTTCCTGATCGCGCTGCTGCTCCTGAACGAGAACAAGCTCGTCAAGACCGAGCCGCTGCCGCGCGCCAAGGGGCAGGTCCGCGAAGGCATCCGGTACGTGGCCGGCCGCGCCGACCTGTTGATCGCGCTCGGCGTCGCCTTCGCGGTCGGCACCTTCGGCCTCAACTTCCAGATGACGAACGCTCTGATGGTGCGCAACGAGTTCCACCTCGACGCGGCGATGTACGGCCTCCTCGGCACGGTGTCCGGCATCGGCTCACTGCTCGGCGCGCTGCTCGCCGCGCGGCGCAAGTCGGCGCCCGGCCTGCGGTTCGTCGTGCAGTCCGCGCTGGTCTTCGCGGTGTTCAACGTACTGTCCGGCCTGGCTCCGACTCCGCTGCTGTACGGGTTGGCCCTGCCGTTCGTCGGACTGTCGGCCCTGCTCGCGCTCACGGCGGCCAACATGTTCGTCCAGATGAGCATGGACCCGCAGGTCCGCGGTCGGGTGATGGCGCTGTACATGACGATGCTGATGGGCGGCACCCCGATCGGCGCACCGCTGCTCGGCGTGTTCGCCGAATGGTTCGGGCCCCGCGCCTCGCTGGTCGGCGGCGGCGCACTCCAGGTGGCGGTCATGGCCGCGGTCCTGCTGTGGGTGATCGCACGGGTGCAGCGCGGACGGTCGGAGGGGCTGGACGTCTCACCCGACGGCCGATTCGGCAGGTTCGCCCAGATTCCGGCGCCGACCGAGACTGAGGTCTGA